Proteins from one Rosa chinensis cultivar Old Blush chromosome 7, RchiOBHm-V2, whole genome shotgun sequence genomic window:
- the LOC112179961 gene encoding pentatricopeptide repeat-containing protein At1g62670, mitochondrial, translated as MAETTKLNLADSAAADDLEKPPEDLRKVLAKMRTQEALIISTTKMVEGLLRDGFMNVALEIGAKIQDTNEVPRVVTDTAVIEYYVNAAGDRTKDALRVFKHMSASGVEPNAYTYAVIIKALAAADLKKNPNFVVYAKNYFVEMLDRGMRPNEETYDAVLEGIGRGENKAEAEEERREFVENVKEKGFVLVLQKEAEEMAKPHPLKSEMEMLKEHVMMVFEDATKDCEDENVQARFREIGEDYESLSKCAFDLFNALVRTGLNEEARELFKPLLETAILPDEAIFTIVIHIYGAGNIMGHALKAYRHMLSYGITPSSCTYNLLIATLSLDPNFLGHAKELFLEMLDKGIKPFSGTFMAVFNGIARLESLEKGKELLEQIKPKGVLPVLDEGRFTEAMKAMKLYDDLEKKTTDKDVQEVIRNIYLNGMEEESRDMFIAMVEDGNVDEAMRTFQSTGQPRINPMVIVHTAVIEAYINGGKTEGALQTFMDMLAAGLAPISYTYSVLIKGLAADPNFFGDAKKYLIEMMDKGMHPNAATYTAVFEGFAREDDKATEEEGKKFLEVMMAKGFVPDSVAVRMVLTGRPTSVISRVMNIILFE; from the coding sequence ATGGCGGAAACCACCAAACTGAACTTGGCTGATTCTGCTGCTGCCGATGACCTGGAGAAGCCGCCGGAGGACTTGCGAAAAGTCCTCGCCAAGATGCGTACCCAGGAAGCTCTGATCATCAGCACAACCAAGATGGTGGAGGGTTTGTTAAGAGACGGCTTCATGAACGTGGCCTTGGAGATTGGAGCCAAGATTCAGGACACCAATGAGGTGCCTCGGGTCGTCACCGACACTGCTGTCATCGAGTACTACGTCAATGCCGCAGGGGACAGGACCAAGGATGCTCTCAGAGTGTTCAAGCACATGTCGGCTTCAGGGGTTGAACCAAATGCCTACACATATGCCGTCATCATCAAGGCTCTTGCTGCTGCTGACCTTAAGAAGAACCCCAATTTCGTTGTTTATGCCAAGAATTACTTTGTGGAGATGCTGGACAGGGGAATGCGGCCAAATGAGGAGACTTATGATGCAGTGTTGGAAGGCATTGGCCGCGGTGAGAACAAGGCTGAGGCTGAGGAAGAGCGCAGGGAGTTTGTGGAGAATGTGAAAGAAAAGGGGTTTGTGCTGGTGCTCCAGAAGGAGGCAGAGGAGATGGCTAAACCTCATCCATTGAAGTCTGAGATGGAAATGCTTAAGGAACATGTAATGATGGTGTTCGAGGATGCCACCAAAGATTGTGAAGACGAGAATGTGCAAGCAAGATTCAGAGAGATTGGGGAGGACTATGAATCACTGAGCAAATGCGCATTCGACCTTTTTAATGCTTTGGTACGTACAGGGCTCAACGAGGAAGCCAGAGAGCTATTTAAGCCCCTGTTGGAGACAGCGATACTGCCCGATGAGGCCATCTTCACCATTGTCATCCATATCTATGGAGCTGGCAACATCATGGGTCATGCTCTGAAGGCGTACCGGCACATGTTATCTTACGGGATCACCCCCAGCTCTTGCACTTACAATTTACTCATCGCAACACTTTCTCTTGATCCCAATTTCCTTGGGCATGCCAAGGAGTTATTTCTTGAAATGTTGGATAAGGGTATCAAGCCCTTTTCCGGAACCTTTATGGCTGTGTTCAATGGTATTGCTCGCCTGGAGTCATTGGAGAAGGGGAAGGAGTTGCTTGAGCAGATCAAGCCTAAGGGGGTCTTGCCTGTGCTGGACGAAGGCCGTTTCACTGAGGCAATGAAGGCTATGAAGTTGTATGATGATCTCGAGAAGAAGACCACTGACAAAGATGTTCAAGAAGTTATCCGCAATATCTACCTTAATGGCATGGAGGAAGAGTCAAGGGACATGTTCATTGCTATGGTAGAAGATGGCAATGTAGACGAGGCAATGAGGACATTTCAGTCAACAGGTCAGCCGCGCATCAATCCCATGGTCATAGTCCACACTGCTGTTATTGAAGCTTACATCAATGGTGGCAAGACTGAGGGTGCTCTCCAGACCTTCATGGACATGCTAGCAGCTGGACTTGCCCCAATATCCTACACTTACTCTGTTTTGATCAAGGGACTCGCTGCTGACCCCAACTTCTTTGGGGATGCCAAGAAGTATCTGATTGAGATGATGGACAAGGGTATGCATCCAAATGCTGCTACCTACACTGCAGTGTTTGAGGGCTTTGCAAGGGAGGATGACAAGGCAACTGAGGAGGAGGGTAAGAAATTTCTGGAGGTCATGATGGCCAAGGGTTTTGTACCTGACTCTGTGGCTGTGAGGATGGTGTTAACAGGCAGACCAACATCTGTGATTAGCAGGGTCATGAACATCATCCTTTTCGAGTAG
- the LOC112175529 gene encoding pentatricopeptide repeat-containing protein At5g61990, mitochondrial-like: MAADDAELKSTTLLPDDLERPPEDLQEVLGKMFTEEALTSNTIKMVEGLLRDGFMNMGLEIGAKVQETNEVPRVVTDTAVMEHYINATGDRTKDALRVFKHMLVSGVEPNAYTYAVIIKALAAADLKKNPNFIVYAKNYFVEMLDRGMQPNEETYEAVLEGIGHTENKAEAEEVRREFVENVKAKGFVLVLQKEAEERANPPSLKSEMDVLKEHVMKVFEDATRDCEDENARARFREIGEDYESLSKCAFDLFNALVRKGLNEEAKELFKPLLDTAILPDEAVFIIVILFSRTKSDALKVYEHMLAYGITPSSCTYNLLIATLSLDPNFIGHAKKYYLEMLDKGMKPCLRTSLALFNGIACLESLENGEEFLEQVKPKGVLPDVGEGHFTELMKALKLYDDLQKRTSDKDIQEVICRVTLDGFKNQSSKMFYAMVEDGNVGEAMDLFQSTVESRINPMVIVHTAVIEAYIKCNNNKGALQTYLDMLAAGLAPNSYMYSVLIKGLSVDANYFKDAKKYLVEMLDKGMHPNVATYTAVLEGFARQEDKKAEEEGKEFLEVMMAKGFVPDTEAVREVLKGRPTPVISRVMSIILSKLE, encoded by the coding sequence ATGGCGGCGGACGACGCTGAATTGAAATCCACCACTCTCCTCCCCGATGACCTGGAGCGGCCGCCGGAGGACTTGCAAGAAGTACTCGGAAAGATGTTTACTGAGGAAGCTCTGACCAGCAATACAATCAAGATGGTGGAGGGTTTGTTGAGGGATGGCTTTATGAACATGGGATTGGAGATTGGGGCCAAGGTTCAGGAGACCAATGAGGTGCCCAGGGTTGTCACCGACACTGCGGTCATGGAGCACTACATCAATGCCACCGGAGACAGGACCAAGGATGCTCTCAGAGTGTTCAAGCACATGTTGGTTTCAGGGGTGGAACCGAATGCCTACACATATGCCGTCATCATCAAGGCCCTTGCTGCTGCTGACCTAAAGAAGAACCCCAATTTCATTGTTTATGCCAAGAAttattttgtggagatgttggACAGGGGAATGCAGCCGAATGAGGAGACTTATGAGGCAGTGTTGGAAGGCATTGGCCACACTGAGAATAAGGCCGAGGCTGAGGAGGTGCGCAGGGAGTTTGTGGAGAATGTGAAAGCAAAGGGGTTTGTGCTGGTGCTCCAGAAGGAGGCCGAGGAGAGGGCTAATCCTCCATCATTGAAGTCCGAGATGGATGTGCTTAAGGAACATGTAATGAAGGTGTTTGAGGATGCCACCAGAGACTGTGAAGACGAGAATGCACGAGCAAGATTCAGAGAGATTGGGGAGGACTATGAATCACTGAGCAAATGTGCATTCGACCTTTTTAATGCTTTGGTACGTAAAGGGCTCAATGAGGAAGCCAAAGAGCTCTTTAAGCCTCTGTTGGATACAGCCATACTGCCCGACGAGGCTGTCTTTATCATCGTCATCCTTTTTAGCAGGACCAAGAGTGATGCTCTGAAGGTGTATGAGCATATGTTAGCTTATGGGATCACCCCCAGCTCCTGCACTTACAATTTACTCATCGCGACGCTTTCTCTTGATCCCAATTTCATTGGGCATGCCAAGAAGTATTACCTGGAAATGTTGGATAAAGGTATGAAGCCCTGTTTGAGGACCAGCTTGGCTTTGTTCAACGGCATTGCTTGCCTGGAATCATTGGAGAATGGCGAGGAGTTTCTTGAGCAGGTAAAGCCAAAGGGGGTCTTGCCTGATGTCGGTGAAGGCCATTTCACTGAGCTAATGAAGGCATTGAAGTTGTATGATGATCTCCAAAAGAGAACCTCGGACAAAGATATTCAAGAAGTTATCTGCAGGGTCACATTAGATGgtttcaagaaccagtcatcgAAAATGTTCTATGCTATGGTAGAAGATGGCAATGTAGGCGAGGCAATGGATCTCTTTCAATCAACAGTTGAGAGTCGCATCAATCCCATGGTCATAGTTCACACTGCTGTTATTGAAGCCTACATCAAATGTAACAATAACAAGGGTGCTCTCCAGACCTACCTGGACATGTTAGCTGCTGGACTTGCACCTAACTCCTACATGTACAGTGTTTTGATCAAGGGACTCTCTGTTGATGCCAACTACTTTAAAGATGCTAAGAAATATTTGGTTGAGATGCTGGACAAGGGCATGCATCCAAATGTTGCTACCTACACTGCAGTGTTAGAGGGTTTTGCAAGGCAGGAGGACAAGAAAGCTGAGGAAGAGGGAAAAGAGTTTCTGGAGGTCATGATGGCTAAGGGGTTTGTCCCTGATACCGAGGCTGTGAGGGAGGTGTTAAAGGGCAGACCAACACCTGTAATTAGCAGGGTCATGAGCATTATCCTTTCCAAGTTGGAGTAG